The Pirellulales bacterium genome has a segment encoding these proteins:
- a CDS encoding sugar phosphate isomerase/epimerase family protein yields the protein MPALKIGIQIASLRQPLRQALASAHRLGAQGVELDARGELRPSQMTQTALRQIRKLLEDYSLRVAAVSFPTRRGYDVAEDIEERIAGTKDAIKLAYQLGASVVVNHVGRVPAEPTGSQWSQLIEVLSDLGRFAHRAGAQLAAQTGTESGPDLARLIAALPGGSLGVDLDPANLIVNGFSPPEAIDALGPHILHVHATDAVRDLARGRGVETALGRGVADFPNLLGKLEEHNYRGYLTIQRRTADDPLVEIGAAVEYLRSL from the coding sequence ATGCCAGCGCTAAAGATTGGGATTCAGATCGCCAGCTTGCGGCAGCCGCTCCGGCAGGCCTTGGCTTCTGCCCACCGCTTGGGCGCGCAGGGAGTGGAACTCGATGCCCGCGGCGAGCTGCGCCCCTCGCAGATGACGCAAACCGCCCTGCGCCAGATTCGCAAGCTGCTCGAGGATTACAGCCTGCGGGTCGCGGCGGTCAGCTTTCCCACTCGCCGCGGTTACGATGTCGCGGAGGATATCGAGGAACGAATCGCCGGCACGAAGGACGCGATCAAGCTGGCCTACCAGCTCGGCGCTTCAGTCGTCGTCAACCACGTGGGGCGAGTTCCCGCCGAACCGACGGGATCCCAATGGAGTCAGCTTATCGAGGTGCTCAGCGACTTGGGACGATTCGCGCATCGGGCCGGCGCACAATTGGCTGCTCAGACCGGAACGGAGAGCGGCCCGGATTTGGCCCGCCTGATCGCCGCGCTGCCGGGCGGATCGCTGGGGGTCGATCTCGATCCAGCGAATCTGATCGTGAACGGCTTTTCTCCGCCGGAGGCGATCGACGCGCTGGGGCCGCACATCCTGCACGTGCACGCGACCGATGCCGTCCGCGATTTGGCCCGCGGCCGTGGCGTGGAAACAGCCCTGGGGCGCGGCGTCGCGGATTTCCCGAATCTGCTGGGGAAGCTGGAAGAACACAATTATCGTGGGT